In the genome of Fulvivirga maritima, one region contains:
- a CDS encoding GNAT family N-acetyltransferase — MKMLEVNSKELAKEFIKFPVRLYKNHPTWIRPLDKDIDAVFDTKQNKAFRSGECIRWILKNDGGETIGRIAAFINKKTVNKGNDQPTGGLGFFECINDKEAAFKLFDTGKEWLEAKGMEAMDGPINFGERDKWWGLLVDGYELEPNYNCNYNFPYYKDLFEAYGFQLYFNQYTFGRKVRDPFSPKLMEKGKKMLNAPGYSFRHMDMRKMEKYTEDFRTVYNKAWARHKGVAQMSSLQAKTIMKQMKPIMDEKIVWFGYYEDEPVAFYINLPEVNQIFKHVNGKLDLIGKLKFLYHKWTKSCNKMLGLVFGITPEHQGKGLEGALVLATAEMVQDKYHRYPYLEMNWIGDFNPKMIRVVEQVGGEIVKTHVTYRKLFDESKPFKRCPIQ, encoded by the coding sequence ATGAAAATGCTAGAGGTAAATTCTAAGGAGCTCGCTAAGGAGTTTATAAAATTTCCGGTAAGATTATACAAAAATCATCCTACCTGGATTCGCCCATTAGATAAGGATATAGATGCCGTTTTTGATACCAAACAAAATAAGGCGTTTAGAAGTGGAGAATGTATCCGCTGGATCTTGAAAAATGATGGTGGAGAAACCATAGGCAGGATAGCAGCATTCATAAACAAAAAGACAGTAAACAAAGGCAATGATCAACCTACTGGTGGATTAGGCTTTTTTGAATGTATTAATGATAAAGAAGCTGCATTCAAGCTTTTTGATACTGGTAAAGAATGGCTCGAGGCCAAAGGAATGGAGGCCATGGATGGACCTATTAACTTTGGAGAAAGAGATAAATGGTGGGGGCTGTTGGTTGATGGATATGAGCTGGAGCCTAACTATAACTGTAACTACAATTTCCCTTATTATAAAGACCTTTTTGAAGCCTATGGCTTTCAATTATATTTTAATCAATACACTTTTGGGCGTAAAGTAAGAGATCCGTTTTCTCCTAAGCTTATGGAGAAAGGGAAGAAAATGCTTAATGCTCCCGGCTATTCTTTCAGGCATATGGACATGCGCAAGATGGAAAAGTATACCGAAGATTTCAGAACGGTATATAATAAAGCCTGGGCGCGCCATAAAGGAGTGGCTCAAATGTCTTCATTACAGGCTAAGACCATTATGAAGCAGATGAAGCCAATCATGGATGAAAAAATTGTGTGGTTTGGCTATTATGAAGATGAGCCGGTGGCGTTTTATATTAACCTGCCAGAGGTAAACCAGATCTTTAAGCATGTAAATGGTAAGCTTGACCTGATTGGGAAACTTAAGTTTTTATATCATAAGTGGACTAAAAGCTGCAATAAAATGCTCGGCTTGGTGTTCGGGATTACTCCTGAGCATCAGGGTAAAGGTTTAGAAGGAGCATTGGTTTTGGCCACTGCTGAGATGGTTCAGGATAAATACCATCGTTACCCTTACCTGGAAATGAATTGGATAGGAGATTTTAACCCTAAAATGATCAGGGTGGTGGAACAAGTGGGTGGAGAAATCGTTAAGACCCATGTTACCTATCGCAAATTATTTGATGAGAGTAAACCATTTAAACGCTGCCCTATTCAATAA
- a CDS encoding YqaA family protein — translation MGKLSYKTRFLIKNLVRGLFVLSLIIVAYIVLQKHTNFEEFLDYIGQWPFMVYTVYTISEVVFGIIPPELFMIWSINSGLFDSYVLDVAFLAAISYGAGVLGYFVGRRFKGTELFDRFLAKYVNQYHNLFRRFGGFLIFVGAITPIPFSAVCMLVGMTRFKFGRFLLIATTRFLRFAVYSYIIYQAQI, via the coding sequence ATGGGCAAGCTAAGTTATAAAACCAGGTTCCTGATAAAGAATCTGGTGAGAGGGCTGTTTGTTTTGAGCCTGATCATAGTGGCTTATATAGTTCTTCAGAAGCATACTAACTTTGAAGAATTTCTAGACTATATAGGTCAATGGCCTTTTATGGTTTATACGGTCTATACCATTTCTGAAGTGGTTTTTGGCATCATTCCGCCAGAGCTATTCATGATATGGTCTATTAACAGTGGCTTGTTTGATTCTTATGTATTAGATGTCGCTTTTCTTGCAGCCATATCATATGGAGCCGGAGTGTTAGGGTATTTCGTAGGCAGACGGTTTAAAGGAACTGAGCTTTTTGATCGTTTTTTGGCGAAATATGTCAATCAATATCATAACCTTTTCAGAAGATTTGGCGGCTTTTTAATTTTTGTAGGAGCCATTACCCCTATACCCTTTTCAGCAGTATGCATGCTGGTAGGCATGACTCGATTTAAATTTGGTCGGTTTCTGCTTATAGCCACCACGCGCTTTCTTAGGTTCGCCGTTTATTCCTATATCATCTATCAGGCACAGATATAG